A window of Streptomyces sp. SAI-127 contains these coding sequences:
- a CDS encoding arginine repressor, producing the protein MSHAQDHEHNGAAGPAVPQTRTARHRRIVDILNRQPVRSQSQLAKLLSDDGLSVTQATLSRDLDELNAVKIRNNDGDLIYAVPSEGGFRTPRAPLGESAKEERMRRLSQELLISAEASANLVVLRTPPGAAQFLASAIDQAELHDILGTIAGDDTLMLISRNPTGGQALAEHLLRLAQNGH; encoded by the coding sequence ATGAGTCATGCGCAGGATCACGAGCACAACGGCGCCGCGGGGCCTGCCGTGCCGCAGACGCGTACCGCGCGCCACCGCCGGATCGTGGACATCCTCAACCGGCAACCGGTTCGGTCACAGAGCCAGTTGGCCAAGCTGCTGTCCGACGACGGGCTGAGCGTCACGCAGGCGACGCTCTCCCGGGACCTCGACGAGCTGAACGCGGTGAAGATCCGTAACAACGACGGGGATCTCATCTACGCGGTGCCCAGTGAGGGGGGTTTTCGGACCCCTCGGGCGCCGTTGGGGGAGTCCGCCAAGGAGGAGCGGATGCGGCGGCTCTCTCAGGAGCTGCTGATCTCCGCGGAGGCTTCGGCGAATCTCGTGGTGCTGCGGACTCCTCCGGGGGCTGCGCAGTTCCTGGCGTCGGCGATTGATCAGGCCGAGCTGCACGACATTCTGGGCACCATTGCCGGTGACGACACGTTGATGTTGATCAGCCGGAACCCTACGGGGGGTCAGGCGCTGGCTGAGCATTTGTTGCGGTTGGCTCAGAACGGGCACTGA
- a CDS encoding FAD:protein FMN transferase produces MADTVAESAQAPAAVRHAEEVMGTVFSFDVRGGEPLAVQTALREAVAELHRVNEVFSTYRDDSQVSRLARGELTVAECDPDVAEVLELGAEAERLSDGWFSLRYEGRLDPTGIVKGWAVERAARRMALAGATGVSVNGGGDVQLLGVPGPERPWRVGVSDPLRPGGLAAVVSAAGAAELAVATSGTAERGAHIVDPRTGHSAVTDLVAVTVVAPTVTWADCWATAAFAMGSREGLAWLESLPDVEALLITAGDEVRCTGGLAARLG; encoded by the coding sequence GTGGCTGACACGGTGGCCGAGTCGGCACAAGCTCCCGCCGCGGTGCGTCACGCGGAGGAGGTCATGGGGACGGTCTTCTCCTTCGACGTCCGCGGCGGGGAACCCCTTGCCGTGCAGACGGCACTGCGGGAGGCGGTGGCGGAACTGCACCGCGTGAACGAGGTGTTCAGCACCTACCGCGACGACAGCCAGGTCTCCCGCCTGGCCCGCGGCGAGCTGACGGTCGCCGAGTGCGACCCGGACGTGGCCGAGGTGCTCGAACTCGGCGCCGAGGCCGAGCGGTTGAGCGACGGCTGGTTCAGCCTGCGCTACGAGGGCCGCCTCGACCCCACCGGCATCGTCAAGGGCTGGGCGGTGGAACGCGCGGCCCGTCGTATGGCTCTCGCGGGGGCGACCGGGGTGAGCGTCAACGGCGGCGGAGACGTCCAGCTGCTGGGCGTACCGGGCCCGGAACGCCCGTGGCGCGTCGGCGTCTCGGACCCCCTGCGCCCAGGGGGCCTCGCGGCAGTGGTCTCGGCGGCGGGCGCGGCCGAGCTGGCCGTGGCGACTTCCGGCACGGCGGAACGCGGCGCCCACATAGTCGACCCCCGCACGGGCCACTCCGCGGTGACCGACCTGGTGGCGGTGACGGTGGTGGCCCCCACAGTGACCTGGGCGGACTGCTGGGCAACAGCAGCTTTCGCGATGGGTTCGAGAGAGGGCCTGGCGTGGCTGGAGAGCCTGCCGGACGTGGAGGCGCTGCTGATCACGGCGGGCGATGAGGTGAGGTGTACCGGGGGCCTCGCAGCCAGGCTCGGGTGA
- a CDS encoding FMN-binding protein — protein sequence MRKSHPVRRVVLATAATVSGVVLMLSLKPSSDPASAQAGGTIPQQTAAAQESAQGGAGAAAGGAVTGDVVQTQYGPVQVRITVSGNKITKAEAVQAPKGGESDAKTALSIPKLTQDTLAKQSSQVDTVSGATYTSEGYKKALQSAIDKANEAASQAQPSAQPSQTAGGSAGAAAKTVTGAVSQTQYGPVQVRITVSGGKITNAEAVQAPKGGESDQKTALSIPKLNQEAVAAGSADIDSVSGATYTSEGYKKSLQSALDQAGG from the coding sequence ATGAGGAAGTCTCACCCCGTCCGTCGAGTCGTGCTCGCGACCGCCGCCACCGTCTCCGGTGTCGTGCTGATGCTGTCGCTGAAGCCGTCCTCGGACCCGGCGTCCGCCCAGGCGGGCGGAACGATCCCGCAGCAGACGGCGGCAGCGCAGGAGTCGGCCCAGGGCGGCGCCGGGGCGGCCGCCGGCGGCGCGGTCACCGGGGACGTGGTCCAGACCCAGTACGGTCCCGTCCAGGTCCGTATCACCGTCAGTGGCAACAAGATCACCAAGGCCGAGGCGGTCCAGGCGCCCAAGGGCGGGGAGAGCGACGCGAAGACCGCTCTGTCCATTCCGAAGCTCACCCAGGACACGCTCGCCAAGCAGTCCTCGCAGGTCGACACGGTCTCCGGGGCGACCTATACGAGCGAGGGCTACAAGAAGGCGCTCCAGTCGGCGATCGACAAGGCGAACGAGGCGGCCTCACAGGCGCAGCCGTCGGCTCAGCCGTCCCAGACCGCGGGCGGCAGCGCCGGGGCGGCCGCCAAGACGGTGACCGGTGCCGTGTCGCAGACCCAGTACGGCCCGGTCCAGGTCCGGATCACGGTCAGCGGCGGCAAGATCACCAACGCCGAGGCGGTGCAGGCGCCCAAGGGCGGGGAGAGCGACCAGAAGACGGCGCTGTCCATTCCGAAGCTCAACCAGGAGGCCGTGGCGGCCGGCAGCGCGGACATCGACTCGGTCTCCGGGGCCACCTACACCAGCGAGGGCTACAAGAAGTCGCTGCAGTCGGCGCTGGACCAGGCCGGTGGCTGA
- a CDS encoding ferredoxin reductase family protein has protein sequence MTTTLAGGRAARRQTMRRIRPRRSPATVLLLAVWAGAVGVLWLWWHNTPSVADDNSKILNAGRITGLLAGYLMALVVLQMARVPALERRVGSDRVARWHAMTGRYTLCLVVAHVFLIMWGYALQAGKGLGDIVQQTMDSINQLPDMGKAAIGTGLLFLIGLMSIGGVRRRIPYDTWYHVHLLTYAAVFLTFWHQLTTGNDFAVEPVAKTVWYALYGTVTALVVWYRILTPIRLNLRHRMYVEAVVEETPGVVSVLIGGRKLHRMGAEAGQFFRWRFLAPGMRFSSHPYSLSAAPRPGMLRITVKAIGDHSERLRELVPGTKVWAEGPYGALTAQRRSRGKVLLVAGGVGITPMRALFETLPGAAGDITLLYRANTTQDLALWDELAAIADERGARLMYAVNSPDGERPDISAESLQRKLPDIDKHDVFMCGPNGFAQSVYEALRGAGVPARRIHHESFEM, from the coding sequence GTGACCACGACGCTCGCAGGCGGCCGCGCCGCCCGCCGCCAGACGATGCGCCGCATCCGCCCGCGCCGTTCCCCGGCGACCGTCCTGCTGCTCGCCGTATGGGCGGGCGCGGTTGGTGTGCTGTGGCTGTGGTGGCACAACACACCGTCCGTCGCCGACGACAACAGCAAGATCCTCAACGCGGGCCGGATCACCGGTCTGCTGGCCGGCTATCTGATGGCGCTCGTGGTGCTGCAGATGGCCCGGGTGCCCGCGCTGGAACGCCGGGTGGGCTCCGACCGGGTCGCCCGCTGGCACGCGATGACCGGCCGCTACACCCTCTGCCTGGTCGTCGCCCACGTCTTCCTGATCATGTGGGGTTACGCCCTGCAGGCGGGCAAGGGGCTCGGCGACATCGTCCAGCAGACGATGGACTCCATCAACCAGCTGCCGGACATGGGCAAGGCGGCCATCGGCACCGGTCTGCTGTTCCTCATCGGCCTGATGTCGATCGGCGGGGTGCGCCGCAGGATCCCGTACGACACCTGGTACCACGTGCACCTGCTGACGTACGCGGCGGTCTTCCTGACCTTCTGGCACCAGCTGACCACCGGCAACGACTTCGCGGTCGAGCCGGTCGCCAAGACCGTCTGGTACGCGCTGTACGGCACGGTCACCGCGCTGGTCGTCTGGTACCGGATCCTCACGCCGATCAGGCTGAACCTGCGCCACCGGATGTATGTCGAGGCGGTCGTCGAGGAGACGCCGGGTGTCGTGTCCGTGCTGATCGGCGGGCGCAAGCTGCACCGGATGGGCGCGGAGGCGGGCCAGTTCTTCCGCTGGCGCTTCCTCGCGCCGGGCATGCGGTTCAGCTCCCACCCGTACTCGCTGTCGGCGGCGCCCCGGCCGGGCATGCTGCGGATCACGGTGAAGGCGATCGGCGACCACAGCGAGCGGCTGCGCGAGCTGGTGCCCGGCACCAAGGTGTGGGCCGAGGGACCGTACGGCGCGCTCACCGCCCAGCGCCGCAGCCGGGGCAAGGTGCTGCTGGTGGCCGGCGGGGTCGGCATCACGCCGATGCGGGCCCTGTTCGAGACGCTGCCGGGCGCGGCCGGTGACATCACCCTGCTGTACCGGGCCAACACCACCCAGGACCTGGCCCTGTGGGACGAGCTCGCCGCCATCGCGGACGAGCGCGGCGCCCGGCTGATGTACGCGGTCAACAGTCCGGACGGGGAGCGCCCGGACATCTCCGCGGAGTCCCTCCAGCGCAAGCTCCCCGACATCGACAAGCACGACGTGTTCATGTGCGGGCCGAACGGTTTCGCGCAGTCCGTGTACGAAGCACTGCGCGGCGCGGGTGTGCCCGCCCGCCGCATCCATCACGAGTCGTTCGAGATGTGA
- a CDS encoding FMN-binding protein, producing MHALKKNRPLRRILLASAATVSGMVMLLSLKPHTSPALAVTSGSTAPAVKGTRTVTGDSVQTRWGPVQVRVTVKNGKLTDVTAVAYPTDNPRDQEINSYALPRLRTEALQAQSADIDTVSGATYTSDGYRQSLQSALDSAGS from the coding sequence GTGCACGCGTTGAAGAAGAACCGCCCGCTGCGCCGGATCCTGCTGGCGAGCGCCGCCACCGTCTCCGGCATGGTGATGCTGCTGTCGCTGAAGCCGCACACCTCGCCCGCTCTCGCGGTGACGTCCGGGTCAACGGCCCCCGCGGTCAAGGGAACCCGCACCGTCACCGGCGACTCCGTCCAGACCCGCTGGGGTCCCGTACAGGTCCGCGTCACCGTGAAGAACGGCAAGCTCACCGACGTGACCGCCGTCGCCTATCCCACGGACAATCCCCGGGACCAGGAGATCAACAGCTACGCGCTTCCGCGGCTGCGGACCGAAGCGCTGCAAGCCCAGAGCGCCGACATCGACACGGTCTCCGGGGCCACCTACACGAGCGACGGTTACCGCCAGTCACTCCAGTCCGCACTGGACTCCGCGGGCAGCTGA
- a CDS encoding ferredoxin reductase family protein has product MTTVYERRAAPAVAPPARRSPAGAVLALLWAGAAAVIALWWADTGSVVGTAGWLTGAGRIAGLLCGYACAVLVGLMARVPVLERQVGSDRVARWHAMAGRYTVCLLLAHIGLILSGYAAQDGASLWHETVTVVLDYPEMLKATAGTVILIAVGVTSARAVRRRTGHEFWYYVHLLTYAAVFLAFGHQLALGNDFNGNTAATAAWYALYLGVAALVLWFRILAPVRLNLRHRLRVESVHQEARGVWSVVVHGRELDRLGARAGQFFRWRFLAAGLRWTSTPYSLSAPPRPDRMRITVKALGDHSTALAMLRPGTRVWAEGPYGSLTAERQTSSRTLLIGGGVGITPLRALFETLPGEVTLLYRARTVEDLALGGELEAVARWRGAKVHYLLNGPEGQRPRITAESLRAAFPGLAGHDVYLCGPHGFAREVYEELRAAGVPDGRIHHESFEL; this is encoded by the coding sequence ATGACCACCGTGTACGAGCGGCGGGCCGCACCGGCCGTGGCGCCGCCCGCGCGCCGCTCCCCCGCGGGTGCCGTGCTCGCCCTGCTGTGGGCCGGGGCGGCGGCCGTGATCGCCCTGTGGTGGGCGGACACCGGTTCCGTGGTCGGTACGGCCGGGTGGCTGACCGGCGCCGGGCGGATCGCCGGGCTGCTGTGCGGGTACGCCTGCGCGGTGCTGGTGGGTCTGATGGCGCGGGTGCCGGTGCTGGAGCGGCAGGTGGGTTCGGACCGGGTGGCCCGCTGGCACGCGATGGCCGGGCGCTACACGGTCTGCCTGCTGCTCGCGCACATCGGGCTGATCCTCTCCGGGTACGCGGCTCAGGACGGCGCCTCGCTGTGGCACGAGACCGTCACGGTGGTCCTGGACTATCCGGAGATGCTCAAGGCGACCGCCGGCACGGTGATCCTGATCGCGGTCGGTGTCACCTCCGCGCGAGCGGTGCGCCGCCGTACCGGCCACGAGTTCTGGTACTACGTCCATCTCCTCACCTACGCCGCCGTGTTCCTCGCCTTCGGCCACCAGCTGGCCCTCGGGAACGACTTCAACGGCAACACCGCGGCCACGGCGGCCTGGTACGCGCTCTACCTCGGTGTCGCGGCCCTGGTGCTGTGGTTCCGGATCCTCGCGCCGGTGCGGCTGAACCTGCGGCACCGGCTGCGGGTGGAGTCCGTGCACCAGGAGGCACGGGGCGTGTGGTCCGTCGTCGTACACGGCCGGGAGCTGGACCGACTCGGCGCGCGGGCGGGGCAGTTCTTCCGCTGGCGGTTCCTCGCCGCGGGGCTGCGGTGGACCTCGACGCCGTACTCTCTGTCGGCACCGCCCCGGCCCGACCGCATGCGGATCACGGTCAAGGCGCTCGGCGACCACAGTACGGCCCTGGCCATGCTGCGGCCGGGCACGCGGGTGTGGGCGGAGGGGCCGTACGGATCACTGACCGCCGAGCGGCAGACCTCGTCCAGGACTCTGCTGATCGGGGGCGGGGTCGGCATCACCCCGCTGCGGGCGCTGTTCGAGACGCTGCCGGGCGAGGTCACCCTCCTGTACCGGGCGCGCACGGTCGAGGACCTCGCGCTGGGCGGGGAGTTGGAGGCCGTGGCGCGGTGGCGCGGGGCGAAGGTGCACTACCTGCTCAACGGGCCGGAGGGGCAACGTCCGCGTATCACCGCCGAGTCGCTGCGGGCGGCCTTCCCCGGCCTGGCCGGTCACGACGTCTACCTCTGCGGCCCGCACGGGTTCGCCCGGGAGGTGTACGAGGAGCTGCGCGCCGCGGGAGTTCCCGATGGCCGTATCCACCACGAATCCTTCGAGCTGTGA
- a CDS encoding response regulator transcription factor: MNTARSGRPALTRPDGTPLRVLVVDDDPDLAEVLSGALRYEGWQVRTAGDGASAVAAARELLPDAVVLDVMLPDTDGFAVLRALHTVKADVCVLFLTARDAVEDRIKGITAGGDDYVTKPFSLEEVVARLRGLLRRAGMARQLDEGPRLTVGDLVMDEEAREVTRGGELIELSPTEFELLRFLMRNPRRVLSKAQILDRVWSYDFGGRAHVVELYISYLRKKVDAGREPMIHTVRGAGYVIKPVTP, translated from the coding sequence ATGAACACCGCACGCTCCGGCCGCCCCGCTCTCACCCGCCCCGACGGCACCCCGCTGCGGGTCCTCGTCGTCGACGACGACCCGGACCTCGCCGAGGTCCTCTCCGGCGCCCTGCGCTACGAGGGCTGGCAGGTCCGCACGGCCGGCGACGGCGCCTCGGCGGTGGCCGCGGCCCGGGAGCTGCTGCCCGACGCCGTCGTCCTGGACGTGATGCTCCCGGACACCGACGGCTTCGCGGTCCTGCGCGCCCTGCACACCGTGAAGGCGGACGTGTGCGTGCTCTTCCTGACCGCCCGGGACGCGGTCGAGGACCGCATCAAGGGCATCACGGCGGGCGGCGACGACTACGTCACCAAGCCCTTCAGCCTGGAGGAGGTCGTCGCCCGGCTGCGCGGACTGCTGCGCCGCGCGGGCATGGCCCGGCAGCTCGACGAGGGCCCCCGGCTGACCGTCGGCGACCTGGTCATGGACGAGGAGGCCCGCGAGGTCACCCGCGGCGGCGAGTTGATCGAACTGTCCCCGACCGAGTTCGAGCTGCTGCGCTTCCTCATGCGCAACCCGCGCCGCGTGCTCAGCAAGGCGCAGATCCTCGACCGGGTGTGGTCCTACGACTTCGGCGGCCGCGCCCATGTCGTCGAGCTGTACATCTCGTATCTGCGCAAGAAGGTGGACGCCGGCCGCGAGCCGATGATCCACACCGTGCGCGGAGCGGGGTACGTGATCAAACCGGTGACGCCATGA
- a CDS encoding HAMP domain-containing sensor histidine kinase produces the protein MRSLRPHTLRARLTLGLLVLLAVSCAAVGLAAVVELNGFLTSRLDEQLTEAGNRFAVSLEHKEEPKKDDHDGDEHADTRRQATGTFGARLVDGTVTNAAVVRPTGTLNVALTAADRQRLAAVPADGRGHSVGLSALDDYRVIATRGLDGDVLITGMPLEPVEAAVHRLELVAGIVFGAALTAAGVAGALWVRWSLRPLSRVAATATRVSELPLASGEVALPPRAPESDPRGEVGRVAGAFNRMLGHVEDALTKRHASEERLRSFAADASHELRTPVASVRGHAELALLHPGPLPPEITRALQRIAAESTRMGAMVDDLLLLARLDAGRPLERAPVDLTRLVLDALTDARATGSGHRWELDLPEDPVTVTGDAHRLQQVLANLLSNARLHTPAGTKVTVTLETDGTTASLKVHDDGPGIPEDIQPGVFERFTRADRSTKAETGGAGLGLSIVAAVVEAHGGSVTLESGPGSTTFTVRIGDA, from the coding sequence ATGAGAAGCCTGCGGCCGCACACGCTGCGGGCCCGGCTCACCCTCGGGCTCCTGGTGCTCCTAGCGGTGAGCTGTGCCGCCGTCGGGCTGGCCGCCGTCGTGGAGCTGAACGGCTTTCTCACCAGCAGGCTCGACGAGCAGCTGACCGAGGCCGGGAACAGGTTCGCGGTCAGCCTGGAGCATAAGGAGGAGCCGAAGAAGGACGACCACGACGGCGACGAGCACGCCGACACCCGCCGACAGGCCACGGGCACGTTCGGCGCCCGGCTGGTGGACGGCACGGTCACCAATGCCGCGGTGGTCCGCCCCACCGGCACCCTGAACGTCGCCCTGACCGCCGCCGACCGGCAGCGGCTCGCGGCCGTCCCGGCCGACGGCCGGGGCCACAGCGTCGGCCTCTCCGCCCTGGACGACTACCGGGTGATCGCCACCCGGGGACTGGACGGCGATGTCCTGATCACGGGGATGCCCCTGGAGCCCGTCGAGGCCGCCGTGCACCGCCTGGAGCTGGTCGCCGGGATCGTCTTCGGCGCCGCCCTCACCGCCGCCGGTGTCGCGGGCGCCCTGTGGGTGCGCTGGTCCCTGCGCCCGCTCAGCCGGGTCGCCGCCACCGCCACCCGGGTCAGCGAACTCCCGCTGGCCAGCGGGGAGGTGGCCCTTCCGCCCCGCGCCCCCGAGTCCGACCCGCGCGGCGAGGTGGGCCGGGTCGCAGGCGCCTTCAACCGCATGCTCGGCCATGTCGAGGACGCCCTCACCAAACGCCACGCCAGCGAGGAACGGCTGCGCAGCTTCGCCGCCGACGCCAGCCACGAACTGCGCACCCCGGTCGCCTCGGTGCGCGGCCACGCCGAACTCGCCCTGCTGCACCCCGGCCCGCTGCCGCCGGAGATCACCCGGGCCCTGCAACGCATCGCCGCCGAGTCGACCCGCATGGGCGCGATGGTCGACGACCTGCTCCTGCTGGCCCGTCTGGACGCGGGCCGCCCCCTGGAGAGAGCCCCCGTCGACCTCACCCGTCTGGTCCTCGACGCCCTCACGGACGCGCGGGCCACGGGTTCCGGTCATCGCTGGGAACTGGACCTCCCCGAGGACCCGGTCACGGTGACGGGCGACGCACACCGCCTCCAGCAGGTCCTGGCCAACCTGCTGTCCAACGCCCGGCTGCACACCCCCGCCGGCACCAAGGTGACGGTGACCCTGGAGACCGACGGCACCACGGCGTCGTTGAAGGTCCACGACGACGGCCCCGGCATTCCCGAGGACATCCAGCCAGGCGTCTTCGAACGCTTCACCCGAGCCGACCGCAGCACCAAGGCGGAGACCGGCGGCGCGGGCCTGGGGCTGTCGATCGTGGCGGCGGTGGTGGAGGCGCACGGGGGTAGCGTGACGTTGGAGAGCGGGCCGGGATCGACGACGTTCACCGTCCGGATCGGTGACGCGTGA
- a CDS encoding pyridoxamine 5'-phosphate oxidase family protein — MGKTYERIDGRLRSFIEAQPLFFTATAPLSGDGTVNLSPKGLRGSFAILDELTVAYLDFAGSNAETVAHLRENGRITLMWCAFQGPPNIVRVHGRGEPVFRDDPRFEELLSHFPDIDPTAHGLRAIVVVTAELVRDSCGYAVPYMAYEGDRELHGKRFAREDDASLSEYFSKKEHIATSLDGLPGLPLPLPPSTI, encoded by the coding sequence ATGGGAAAGACCTATGAGCGCATAGACGGCCGGCTCCGCTCGTTCATCGAGGCGCAGCCCCTCTTCTTCACCGCGACCGCGCCCCTGTCCGGCGACGGCACGGTCAACCTCTCCCCCAAGGGACTGCGCGGCTCCTTCGCGATCCTCGACGAACTCACCGTGGCCTACCTCGACTTCGCGGGCTCCAACGCCGAGACGGTCGCGCATCTGCGGGAGAACGGCCGGATCACCCTCATGTGGTGCGCGTTCCAGGGGCCGCCGAACATCGTCCGGGTGCACGGGCGCGGTGAGCCGGTCTTCCGGGACGACCCGCGCTTCGAGGAACTGCTCTCCCACTTCCCGGACATCGACCCGACGGCGCACGGTCTGCGGGCGATCGTCGTCGTGACGGCCGAACTGGTCCGCGACTCCTGCGGTTACGCGGTGCCGTACATGGCGTACGAGGGCGACCGCGAGCTGCACGGCAAGCGGTTCGCGCGCGAGGACGACGCCTCGCTCAGCGAGTACTTCAGCAAGAAGGAGCACATCGCCACGAGCCTGGACGGCCTGCCGGGGCTGCCGTTGCCGTTGCCGCCGTCCACGATCTGA
- the argH gene encoding argininosuccinate lyase, whose translation MSSNSGDVRLWGGRFADGPAEALAKLSASVHFDWRLAPYDIAGSRAHARVLHKAGLLSEDELQRMQAGLDQLEADVADGSFVGTIADEDCHTALERGLLERVGPDLGGKLRAGRSRNDQIATLFRMYLRDHARIIGGLIAELQDALIGLAEAHPDVAMPGRTHLQHAQPVLFAHHVLAHAQSLSRDAERLRQWDERTAVSPYGSGALAGSSLGLDPEAVAKDLGFERGSVGNSIDGTASRDFVAEFAFITAMIGVNLSRIAEEIIIWNTKEFSFVTLHDAFSTGSSIMPQKKNPDIAELARGKSGRLIGNLTGLMATLKALPLAYNRDLQEDKEPVFDSCDQLEVLLPAFTGMMATLTVNRERMEELAPAGFSLATDIAEWLVRQGVPFRVAHEVAGECVKAAEAEGKELSDLTDDQFAKISAHLTPEVRSVLNVPGALASRNARGGTAPSAVAVQLAEVKADVAAQHRWAERS comes from the coding sequence GTGAGCAGCAACAGCGGTGACGTCCGGCTCTGGGGCGGCCGTTTCGCCGACGGTCCCGCCGAGGCCCTGGCCAAGCTGTCCGCGTCCGTCCACTTCGACTGGCGGCTGGCGCCCTACGACATCGCCGGTTCGCGTGCCCACGCGCGCGTGCTGCACAAGGCGGGACTGCTGAGCGAGGACGAGCTCCAGCGCATGCAGGCGGGGCTCGACCAGCTCGAAGCCGACGTGGCCGACGGTTCCTTCGTGGGCACGATCGCCGACGAGGACTGCCACACGGCCCTGGAGCGGGGCCTCTTGGAGCGTGTCGGCCCCGACCTCGGCGGCAAGCTGCGCGCGGGCCGCTCGCGCAACGACCAGATCGCGACCCTCTTCCGCATGTACCTGCGGGACCACGCCCGCATCATCGGCGGCCTGATCGCCGAGCTCCAGGACGCGCTGATCGGCCTGGCGGAGGCCCACCCGGACGTGGCGATGCCCGGCCGCACCCACCTCCAGCACGCCCAGCCGGTCCTGTTCGCCCACCACGTCCTGGCCCATGCCCAGTCCCTGTCCCGGGACGCGGAGCGGCTGCGCCAGTGGGACGAGCGCACGGCCGTCTCTCCGTACGGCTCGGGCGCCCTGGCCGGTTCCTCCCTGGGCCTGGACCCGGAGGCGGTCGCGAAGGACCTCGGCTTCGAGCGCGGCAGCGTCGGCAACTCCATCGACGGCACGGCCTCCCGTGACTTCGTCGCCGAGTTCGCCTTCATCACCGCGATGATCGGCGTCAACCTCTCCCGGATCGCCGAGGAGATCATCATCTGGAACACGAAGGAGTTCTCCTTCGTGACCCTGCACGACGCGTTCTCCACGGGCTCGTCGATCATGCCGCAGAAGAAGAACCCGGACATCGCGGAGCTGGCGCGCGGCAAGTCCGGCCGCCTGATCGGCAACCTGACGGGCCTGATGGCCACGCTCAAGGCCCTGCCCCTCGCCTACAACCGCGACCTCCAGGAGGACAAGGAGCCGGTCTTCGACTCCTGCGACCAGCTGGAGGTCCTGCTCCCCGCCTTCACCGGCATGATGGCGACCCTCACGGTCAACCGCGAGCGCATGGAGGAACTGGCTCCGGCCGGCTTCTCCCTCGCCACCGACATCGCCGAGTGGCTGGTCAGGCAGGGCGTCCCCTTCCGGGTGGCCCACGAGGTGGCCGGCGAGTGCGTCAAGGCGGCGGAGGCCGAGGGCAAGGAACTGAGCGATCTGACGGACGACCAGTTCGCCAAGATCTCCGCCCACCTGACCCCGGAGGTGCGCTCGGTGCTCAACGTCCCCGGCGCCCTGGCCTCCCGCAACGCCAGGGGCGGCACGGCCCCGAGCGCGGTGGCGGTCCAGCTGGCGGAAGTGAAGGCGGACGTGGCCGCTCAGCACCGGTGGGCAGAACGCAGTTAA
- a CDS encoding aldo/keto reductase: MPFARLAAATTPTCHIGLGLAAVGRPGYINLGRDEDLGDDRSVETLRTRTHELLDAAYFQGVRYFDVARSYGRSEEFLADWLDKNPGIDDVVVGSKWGYTYTADWTTDAEHHEVKDHSVQTYDRQRAESAELLGDRLDLYQIHSVTPDSPALTDKELHARLAETAAQGISIGFSTSGPAQADTIRAALAVTVDGEPLFRTVQSTYNALETSAAPALAEAHDAGLTVIVKEGMANGRLAEPHAPDALKAVAAETSLGCDAVALALVLRQPWAGVVLSGAATTVQLASNLHAAVVDLDDEQLSRLAGLAEEPGAYWERRRGLPWH, encoded by the coding sequence ATGCCCTTCGCCCGACTGGCCGCAGCGACAACCCCCACCTGCCACATCGGACTCGGCCTCGCCGCCGTCGGACGCCCCGGCTACATCAACCTCGGCCGGGACGAAGACCTCGGAGACGACCGCAGCGTGGAGACCCTCCGCACCCGCACCCACGAACTCCTCGACGCCGCCTACTTCCAGGGCGTCCGCTACTTCGACGTGGCCCGCTCCTACGGCCGCTCCGAGGAGTTCCTCGCGGACTGGCTCGACAAGAACCCCGGCATCGACGACGTGGTCGTCGGCAGCAAGTGGGGCTACACCTACACCGCCGACTGGACCACCGACGCCGAACACCACGAGGTCAAGGACCACAGCGTCCAGACCTACGACCGCCAGCGCGCCGAATCCGCCGAACTGCTCGGCGACCGCCTCGACCTCTACCAGATCCACTCGGTGACCCCGGACAGCCCGGCCCTCACCGACAAGGAACTCCACGCGAGGCTCGCCGAGACGGCCGCCCAGGGCATCTCGATCGGCTTCTCCACCAGCGGCCCCGCCCAGGCGGACACGATCCGCGCCGCCCTCGCCGTGACGGTCGACGGCGAGCCGCTCTTCCGTACCGTCCAGTCGACCTACAACGCCCTGGAGACCTCGGCCGCCCCCGCCCTCGCCGAAGCCCACGACGCGGGCCTCACGGTGATCGTCAAGGAGGGCATGGCCAACGGCAGGCTCGCCGAGCCGCACGCCCCGGACGCCCTGAAGGCCGTAGCGGCGGAAACCTCCCTGGGCTGCGACGCCGTGGCCCTCGCGCTCGTCCTCCGTCAGCCCTGGGCCGGAGTCGTCCTCTCGGGGGCCGCCACCACCGTCCAGCTCGCGTCCAACCTGCACGCGGCCGTCGTGGACCTCGACGACGAGCAGCTGTCCCGGCTGGCGGGGCTGGCGGAGGAGCCGGGCGCGTACTGGGAGCGCCGCCGCGGGCTGCCCTGGCACTGA